The following are encoded in a window of Streptomyces sp. 11x1 genomic DNA:
- the rpmF gene encoding 50S ribosomal protein L32 has protein sequence MAVPKRKMSRSNTRHRRAQWKASTPQLVPFTVDGTTHLVPQRLLKAYERGLIHPEG, from the coding sequence ATGGCCGTACCCAAGCGGAAGATGTCCCGCAGCAACACCCGCCACCGTCGCGCCCAGTGGAAGGCGAGCACGCCCCAGCTGGTGCCGTTCACGGTCGACGGCACCACCCACCTCGTACCGCAGCGGCTGCTGAAGGCGTACGAGCGCGGGCTGATCCACCCCGAGGGCTGA
- a CDS encoding helix-turn-helix transcriptional regulator, whose product MTDDEPRTFAQLLDHLFQEVHPAGRGPYTYAEVAEGIREASGEAGKGLTASAIQQLRTGTKKNPTRHTIKALADFFGVSAGYFVDEKAAERTRAEIAVLAAMRDQNVRTVALRANGLSAETLQMVTAVIEQARILEGLPGDIPPPDLDLDN is encoded by the coding sequence GTGACAGACGACGAGCCGCGCACCTTCGCGCAGTTGCTGGACCACCTCTTCCAGGAGGTCCACCCTGCGGGTCGCGGGCCCTACACGTACGCCGAGGTCGCGGAAGGGATCCGAGAGGCTTCGGGGGAGGCGGGCAAGGGGCTCACCGCGAGCGCCATCCAGCAACTGCGCACCGGCACGAAGAAGAACCCCACGAGGCACACGATCAAGGCTCTGGCCGACTTCTTCGGCGTGTCCGCGGGCTACTTCGTCGACGAGAAGGCCGCCGAACGCACCCGAGCGGAGATCGCCGTCCTGGCCGCCATGCGGGACCAGAACGTCCGCACGGTCGCCCTACGAGCCAACGGCTTGAGCGCGGAGACCCTCCAAATGGTCACAGCGGTGATCGAACAGGCCCGCATCCTGGAGGGCCTCCCGGGCGACATACCGCCGCCCGACCTCGACCTGGACAATTAG
- a CDS encoding helix-turn-helix domain-containing protein — translation MDAIHEDIEELALLLTRLKERSHRSYAALAGRLDMNASTLHRYCAGEAVPLDFNTVKRFAALCGASPEEHVELHRRWILAVAARQRPRRTAARQARAEARRQPPRATGSTATAPIASPSHTDPPNEAPDPTAHPTPSPATNPEPIPSADRRNEAAPIPRRLTRPRPTRPHPLRSIALAATLAVACAGLTTSAAGPPSGGGEPTASARVAPEPLAAATPGGSSPRPAATPSPDAGERSISAGPTTKTSEPTMMPSDSSGPPDNRANGVGDADTTARPPTLPLTWTADSHVWRPECDHDYVIAKPPRQVPPPPAPQDASVWATSLGAVHGRTTHLQITVQGSGSAPVTLEGVRVRVVSRSAPTAPKGIAYSMYEGCGAILIPRHFSVDLDAHRPLARSLPGNQTDSPDPALDFPYRVSLREPEVLLLSARTYSCTCDWYVDLDWSSQGRTGTVRIDDHGRPFRTTTIKGLPRYWYQDAGWVPTT, via the coding sequence ATGGATGCAATCCACGAAGACATCGAGGAGTTGGCGCTCCTGCTGACGCGCCTCAAGGAGCGCTCGCACCGCAGTTACGCGGCACTGGCCGGCCGTCTGGACATGAACGCCTCCACGCTGCACCGCTACTGCGCCGGCGAGGCGGTTCCCCTGGACTTCAACACGGTCAAGCGGTTCGCCGCACTCTGCGGTGCCTCTCCCGAGGAACACGTGGAACTGCACCGCCGCTGGATCCTGGCAGTCGCCGCACGACAACGCCCACGCCGAACCGCAGCCAGGCAGGCACGCGCGGAGGCGAGGAGGCAGCCCCCTCGCGCCACCGGGAGCACCGCCACCGCACCGATCGCATCGCCAAGCCACACCGACCCACCGAACGAGGCACCCGACCCGACCGCGCACCCCACCCCGTCGCCAGCCACGAACCCTGAACCAATCCCATCGGCCGACCGGCGCAACGAAGCCGCGCCCATCCCACGACGCCTCACCCGGCCACGCCCCACCCGACCCCACCCCCTCCGATCCATCGCACTCGCGGCCACGCTGGCCGTCGCGTGCGCCGGCCTCACCACATCCGCCGCCGGACCGCCCTCCGGTGGCGGCGAACCGACGGCCTCGGCCCGCGTCGCACCGGAACCCCTGGCAGCGGCCACCCCCGGCGGCAGCAGCCCACGACCCGCTGCCACACCCTCCCCGGACGCCGGTGAACGATCGATCTCGGCCGGCCCCACAACGAAGACGTCAGAGCCGACCATGATGCCCTCCGACAGCAGCGGCCCTCCTGACAACCGGGCGAACGGAGTTGGCGATGCCGACACGACCGCACGCCCGCCCACGCTCCCCCTCACCTGGACGGCCGACTCCCACGTCTGGAGACCCGAATGCGACCATGACTACGTCATCGCCAAGCCCCCACGGCAGGTCCCGCCGCCGCCCGCCCCGCAGGACGCCAGTGTGTGGGCGACGTCCCTGGGGGCGGTCCACGGGCGTACCACCCATCTGCAGATCACGGTCCAGGGCAGCGGCTCCGCCCCCGTCACCCTGGAAGGAGTGCGGGTGCGGGTGGTGAGCCGCTCCGCCCCCACCGCCCCGAAGGGCATCGCCTACTCCATGTACGAAGGCTGCGGCGCCATCCTGATCCCCCGCCACTTCTCGGTGGACCTCGACGCGCACCGCCCCCTGGCCCGTTCGCTCCCGGGCAACCAGACGGACAGCCCGGACCCGGCCCTCGACTTCCCCTACCGGGTGTCCCTGCGGGAGCCGGAGGTCCTGCTCCTCTCCGCACGCACCTACTCCTGCACCTGCGACTGGTACGTGGACCTCGACTGGTCCTCACAGGGCCGCACGGGAACGGTACGCATCGACGACCACGGCCGCCCCTTCCGCACCACCACCATCAAGGGCCTACCGCGCTACTGGTACCAAGACGCCGGCTGGGTCCCCACGACCTGA
- a CDS encoding permease, whose translation MATTKEEAPHRGRHLDPPLLLTMLLVLAVVAQAPLRGLLSAPVTQSWMTVFVAVVVQALPFLVIGVLLSAAIAVFVPASFFVRALPKRPALAVPAAGVAGVVLPGCECASVPVAGALVRRGVTPAAALAFLLSAPAINPIVLTATAVAFPGNPEMVLARLVASLLVACAMGWLWQRVGRGEWMRPPERPSYEGQSKGAAFWGSVRHDVMHAGGFLVVGAMAAATLKAVVPASWLNAAADNPAIAILALAVLAVLLSICSEADAFVAASLTQFSLTSRLAFLVVGPMIDLKLFAMQTATFGRAFALRFAPATFTLAILVSALVGAVLL comes from the coding sequence GTGGCCACAACCAAGGAAGAAGCCCCCCACCGCGGCCGGCATCTCGACCCGCCCCTCCTGCTCACCATGCTGCTGGTCCTCGCGGTGGTGGCGCAGGCCCCCCTGCGGGGTCTGCTGTCCGCGCCCGTGACCCAGAGCTGGATGACCGTGTTCGTCGCGGTGGTCGTGCAGGCCCTGCCGTTCCTGGTCATCGGGGTGCTGCTGTCGGCGGCCATCGCGGTGTTCGTGCCGGCGTCGTTCTTCGTCCGCGCGCTGCCGAAGCGGCCCGCCCTGGCGGTCCCGGCGGCGGGCGTGGCCGGGGTGGTGCTGCCGGGTTGCGAGTGCGCCTCGGTGCCGGTCGCGGGCGCCCTCGTACGCCGGGGCGTGACGCCCGCGGCGGCGCTCGCCTTTCTCCTCTCCGCCCCCGCGATCAACCCGATCGTGCTGACCGCGACCGCCGTGGCGTTCCCGGGCAACCCCGAGATGGTGCTGGCCAGGCTCGTGGCGAGCCTGCTGGTGGCGTGCGCGATGGGCTGGCTGTGGCAGCGGGTGGGCCGCGGCGAGTGGATGCGCCCGCCGGAGCGGCCGTCCTACGAGGGGCAGAGCAAGGGCGCGGCCTTCTGGGGCTCGGTGCGGCACGACGTGATGCACGCGGGCGGGTTCCTGGTCGTCGGTGCGATGGCGGCGGCCACGCTCAAGGCCGTCGTCCCGGCGAGCTGGCTGAACGCCGCCGCCGACAACCCGGCGATCGCGATCCTCGCCCTCGCCGTCCTGGCCGTCCTGCTGTCGATCTGCTCGGAGGCGGACGCGTTCGTCGCGGCCTCCCTGACCCAGTTCTCCCTGACCTCCCGGCTGGCCTTCCTGGTCGTCGGCCCGATGATCGACCTGAAACTCTTCGCCATGCAGACCGCCACCTTCGGCCGCGCGTTCGCCCTCCGCTTCGCCCCCGCCACCTTCACCCTCGCGATCCTGGTGTCGGCCCTGGTCGGGGCGGTGCTGCTGTGA
- a CDS encoding GTP-binding protein, with the protein MTTLRERLPVTVLSGFLGAGKTTLLNHVLGNREGLRVAVIVNDMSEVNIDAALVRGGEAALSRTEERLVEMTNGCICCTLRDDLLEEVDRLAREGRFDYLLIESSGISEPMPVAATFAFARDDGATLGDLARLDTMVTVVDAVNFLPELAGGDELVARGLDQYEDDERTVSDLLMDQVEFADVIVLNKTDLVDTATAERLAATLARLNPAARIVPVSHGRVRVGEVLGTRAFDLERAQQAPGWVRELNGEHVPETEEYGISSTVFRAERPFHPGRLWDFVTEGLDSGAFGQVLRSKGFFTLAGRAEVVGLWSQAGSVARFEPTAAQDDEAPFAQELVFIGTGLRGDALRTALAGCLVTEAEVRSGVTFDDPFPAWEMHGVTCE; encoded by the coding sequence GTGACGACGCTCCGGGAGCGGCTGCCCGTCACCGTTCTGTCCGGGTTCCTCGGCGCCGGCAAGACCACCTTGCTCAACCATGTCCTCGGCAACCGCGAGGGACTCCGCGTCGCGGTCATCGTCAACGACATGAGCGAGGTCAACATCGACGCAGCGCTCGTGCGCGGGGGCGAGGCGGCGCTGTCCCGCACCGAGGAGCGGCTCGTCGAGATGACCAACGGGTGCATCTGCTGCACCCTGCGCGACGATCTGCTGGAGGAGGTGGACCGGTTGGCGCGGGAGGGTCGTTTCGACTATCTGCTGATCGAGAGCTCCGGGATCAGCGAACCCATGCCCGTCGCGGCGACGTTCGCCTTCGCGCGCGACGACGGGGCCACGCTCGGGGATCTCGCCCGGCTCGACACCATGGTCACGGTCGTCGACGCGGTGAACTTCCTGCCGGAGCTCGCGGGCGGCGACGAACTGGTGGCGCGGGGGCTCGACCAGTACGAGGACGACGAGCGCACCGTGAGCGATCTGCTCATGGACCAGGTGGAGTTCGCCGACGTGATCGTCCTCAACAAGACCGACCTGGTGGACACGGCGACCGCCGAGCGGCTCGCGGCGACCCTGGCGCGGCTCAATCCGGCGGCGCGGATCGTGCCGGTCAGCCATGGGCGGGTCCGGGTCGGGGAGGTGCTCGGCACGCGGGCGTTCGATCTCGAACGGGCTCAGCAGGCACCGGGGTGGGTGCGGGAGCTGAACGGGGAGCATGTGCCGGAGACCGAGGAGTACGGCATCTCGTCGACCGTCTTCCGCGCCGAACGACCCTTCCATCCCGGGCGGTTGTGGGACTTCGTGACCGAGGGGCTGGACAGCGGCGCGTTCGGGCAGGTGCTGCGGTCCAAGGGGTTCTTCACGCTCGCCGGGCGGGCGGAGGTCGTCGGGCTGTGGTCGCAGGCCGGGTCGGTGGCCCGCTTCGAACCGACGGCCGCGCAGGATGACGAGGCCCCGTTCGCGCAGGAGTTGGTGTTCATCGGGACGGGGTTGCGGGGGGACGCCCTGCGGACGGCTCTCGCCGGGTGTCTGGTGACGGAGGCCGAGGTGCGGTCCGGGGTGACCTTCGACGACCCGTTTCCGGCATGGGAGATGCATGGGGTGACCTGCGAGTGA
- a CDS encoding cytochrome P450, whose translation MTNPPHPPHPPHLPHPPNKSSPAHPTQPDPTPSRPSATDPLQDPTFFADPYPTYARLRDAAPVHKVPTGSGGGGRHSYVVTGYAEAREAFTDPRLSKDTARFFAGRPSQRDLHPAVSRNMLATDPPEHARLRALVTKAFTTGAVARLRPYISSLVDELLDAWPAHGTVDLIADLAVPLPVTVICELLGVPESDRASVRTWSSDLFAAGDPQRIDAASHAVGDYMTALVAAKRTAPGDSLLDDLIAVRDGQDRLSEDELVSLAVLLLVAGHETTTNFIGNAALALLRHPESLARLRAEPQLLGGALDELLRYDSPVGIATFRFSTEALTLGGTEIPEGVPVLIAPGAANRDPDRFPDPDRLDLTRSATGHLAFGHGIHRCLGAPLARVEAELALHAVITRYPRAALATPTESLPWRHTRLTRGLASLPVTLRDHFK comes from the coding sequence GTGACCAACCCGCCCCACCCGCCCCACCCGCCCCACCTGCCTCACCCGCCCAACAAGTCCAGCCCGGCCCACCCAACCCAGCCCGACCCGACCCCATCGCGGCCCTCGGCCACCGACCCCCTGCAGGACCCCACCTTCTTCGCCGACCCCTACCCGACCTACGCCCGCCTCCGCGACGCGGCACCGGTACACAAGGTGCCCACCGGCTCAGGGGGAGGAGGCCGCCACAGCTACGTGGTCACGGGCTACGCCGAGGCCCGCGAGGCCTTCACCGACCCCCGCCTCTCGAAGGACACCGCGAGGTTCTTCGCAGGCCGGCCGTCGCAGCGCGATCTCCATCCGGCCGTATCCCGGAACATGCTCGCCACCGACCCTCCGGAACACGCCCGGCTACGGGCGCTGGTGACGAAGGCGTTCACCACGGGGGCGGTGGCGCGGCTGCGCCCCTACATCTCCTCCCTGGTCGACGAGTTGCTCGACGCCTGGCCGGCCCATGGAACGGTGGACCTGATCGCCGACCTCGCGGTGCCGCTCCCCGTCACGGTCATCTGCGAGCTGCTCGGGGTGCCCGAGTCCGACCGAGCCTCCGTACGCACCTGGTCGAGCGACCTGTTCGCCGCCGGAGACCCGCAGCGCATCGACGCCGCCTCCCACGCCGTCGGCGACTACATGACCGCCCTCGTCGCCGCCAAGCGCACCGCACCCGGCGACAGCCTGCTCGACGACCTCATCGCCGTACGCGACGGCCAGGACCGCCTGTCCGAGGACGAACTCGTATCGCTCGCCGTACTCCTGCTGGTGGCCGGCCACGAGACCACCACCAACTTCATCGGCAACGCCGCCCTGGCCCTCCTACGGCACCCCGAGTCGCTCGCGCGCCTGAGGGCCGAACCGCAGCTCCTCGGCGGTGCGCTGGACGAGTTGCTGCGCTACGACTCGCCGGTCGGGATCGCGACGTTCCGCTTCAGCACCGAGGCGCTCACGCTCGGCGGCACCGAGATCCCCGAAGGCGTGCCGGTCCTCATCGCACCCGGCGCCGCCAACCGCGACCCCGACCGCTTCCCCGACCCCGACCGCCTGGACCTCACCCGCAGCGCCACCGGTCACCTGGCCTTCGGCCACGGCATCCACCGCTGCCTGGGAGCCCCCTTGGCCCGAGTCGAAGCAGAACTCGCCCTCCACGCCGTCATCACCCGCTACCCCCGAGCCGCCCTGGCGACGCCCACCGAAAGCCTCCCTTGGCGCCACACCCGCCTGACCCGAGGTCTGGCGTCCCTGCCCGTCACCCTGCGAGATCACTTCAAGTGA
- a CDS encoding NAD-binding protein produces MVVCGDDGLAHRLAAELRTVYREQVTLVVPPTARIAQRPVVGRARTAAALFDRVTAAVNRAAGNGDPPTGDRTGDRTGTAGDRTGDGRNSPRDGGERVLEAAEATEAVLAEAGVERAAALALVYDDDETNIRAALTARRLNPRLRLVLRLYNRRLGQHIEELLDQASALATGGTAADGVDGLGASTTVLSDADTAAPALAATAVAGTSKVVQTDGLMLRAVERPPGHAGQGAGSQGQGGQGSGGRGSGGLCTLALLSATTNDPAGTEGSEGSGERGPQLLPDERAVAAATGRGTVVLDTVRYTGPALRPGRSGGGPLGAVGSLLSRRLRWSLAGMIGCVFALAVAQMVITGEHPLQATYATLLDLFGIADPATDQSDSRQILQLLSGLMGLLLLPVLLAAVLEALGTFRSGTALRKPPRGLSGHVVLLGLGKIGTRVLARLRELHIPVVCVEEDPEARGLAEARRLRVPVILGDVTQEGVLEAAKIHRAHALLAVTSSDTTNLEAGLYARSVRPDLRVVLRLYDDDFATAVYRTLRAAHPGALTRSRSVTHLAAPAFAGAMMGRQILGAIPVERRVLLFAAVEVRGHRRLEGRTVAEAFRAGAWRVLALDTAASGDAGAERGPGPLPGSGLIWDLPPTYVLRAEDRVVLAATRRGLAELMGRRAGE; encoded by the coding sequence ATGGTCGTCTGCGGGGACGACGGGCTGGCGCACCGGCTCGCCGCCGAACTGCGCACCGTGTACCGGGAGCAGGTGACCCTCGTCGTGCCGCCCACCGCGCGGATCGCCCAGCGGCCGGTCGTCGGGCGCGCCCGCACCGCCGCCGCGCTCTTCGACCGGGTGACGGCGGCCGTCAACAGGGCGGCGGGCAACGGCGATCCACCCACCGGCGACCGGACCGGCGACCGGACCGGCACGGCCGGCGACCGCACCGGCGATGGCAGGAACAGCCCGCGGGACGGCGGCGAGCGGGTCCTGGAGGCCGCCGAGGCCACCGAGGCGGTGCTCGCCGAGGCCGGGGTGGAGCGGGCCGCCGCGCTGGCCCTGGTGTACGACGACGACGAGACCAACATCCGCGCGGCCCTCACCGCCCGCCGCCTCAACCCGCGCCTGCGGCTCGTCCTCAGGCTCTACAACCGCCGGTTGGGCCAGCACATCGAGGAACTCCTCGACCAGGCGTCGGCGTTGGCGACGGGAGGTACGGCCGCCGACGGGGTCGACGGCTTGGGCGCCTCGACGACCGTCCTGTCCGACGCCGACACGGCCGCGCCCGCGCTGGCCGCGACCGCCGTGGCCGGGACCAGCAAGGTCGTCCAGACGGACGGTCTGATGCTGAGGGCCGTGGAACGCCCGCCGGGTCACGCGGGCCAGGGCGCGGGAAGCCAGGGGCAGGGCGGGCAGGGCTCGGGAGGACGGGGCTCGGGTGGCCTCTGCACCCTCGCGCTGCTGTCGGCCACCACCAACGACCCCGCCGGAACCGAGGGTTCCGAGGGCAGCGGGGAACGCGGACCCCAGCTCCTGCCCGACGAGAGGGCGGTGGCGGCGGCCACCGGGCGCGGCACCGTCGTGCTCGACACCGTGCGCTACACGGGGCCCGCGCTGCGGCCCGGCCGGTCCGGCGGCGGTCCGCTCGGCGCCGTCGGCTCTCTGCTCTCGCGGCGGCTGCGGTGGTCCCTCGCGGGGATGATCGGGTGCGTGTTCGCCCTCGCCGTGGCCCAGATGGTGATCACCGGGGAGCATCCGCTCCAGGCGACGTACGCGACCCTGCTCGACCTCTTCGGGATCGCCGACCCCGCGACCGACCAGAGCGACTCCCGCCAGATCCTCCAACTCCTCTCCGGCCTCATGGGCTTACTGCTCCTGCCCGTGCTCCTGGCCGCCGTGCTGGAGGCGCTCGGCACGTTCCGCAGCGGCACCGCCCTGCGCAAGCCGCCGCGCGGTCTGTCCGGACACGTCGTCCTCCTCGGCCTCGGCAAGATCGGCACCCGCGTGCTCGCCCGGCTGCGTGAACTCCACATCCCGGTGGTCTGCGTCGAGGAGGACCCCGAGGCACGCGGTCTCGCCGAGGCCCGCCGGTTACGGGTGCCGGTCATCCTGGGCGACGTGACCCAGGAGGGCGTCCTGGAGGCCGCCAAGATCCACCGAGCCCACGCCCTCCTCGCCGTCACCAGCTCCGACACGACGAACCTGGAAGCCGGCCTGTACGCCCGTTCCGTACGCCCCGACCTGCGCGTCGTCCTGCGCCTCTACGACGACGACTTCGCGACGGCCGTCTACCGCACCCTGCGCGCCGCGCACCCCGGCGCCCTCACTCGTAGCCGCAGCGTCACGCACCTGGCCGCGCCCGCGTTCGCCGGCGCGATGATGGGGCGCCAGATCCTGGGCGCGATCCCCGTCGAGCGCCGTGTGCTCCTCTTCGCCGCCGTGGAGGTCCGAGGGCACCGGCGTCTGGAGGGGCGGACGGTCGCGGAGGCGTTCCGGGCGGGGGCGTGGCGGGTGCTTGCCCTCGACACGGCGGCGTCCGGGGATGCGGGCGCGGAGCGGGGCCCGGGGCCGCTGCCGGGTTCGGGGCTGATCTGGGACCTGCCGCCGACGTACGTCCTGCGGGCCGAGGACCGTGTGGTTCTGGCGGCGACGCGACGGGGGCTGGCGGAGTTGATGGGGAGACGGGCGGGGGAGTAG
- a CDS encoding MAB_1171c family putative transporter has translation MIDLLFAGVALVLLLAAGYWVRGRGGHRPTGTWAMAALLVSFACAFGSYVSVVENAVESVVPDGGRLLSNSFTLAAATAVLAFMLQLDLEPDEARRSIRRRVLFLGISVTGMTVLFTASRLNDDSPQLYALYVLIYITYLSVTAKDFGKQTWKQAGHSRRRSQRVGLRITAVGCVFALLYAAYKVFGLVSIGLELNLLPHGVRCSTPISPVRCVFSVTAPALAVLLITLGLTLPAVVWPFSQFLRRRWETRSFAALAPLWKDITDTTPEVVLASEGSQQTDDSDFLLHRRVIEINDGVLALRPHRSARVRESAERTVAARGLTGTLEGDAIVEAAILRAAVQAKRTGTRSVTGPPSMTGIQLMTGTRPGDLRAETEWLLLVAHAYTQNETPTLTTEPLTPSGTDPRT, from the coding sequence ATGATCGACCTCTTGTTCGCAGGCGTGGCCCTCGTGCTGCTGCTCGCCGCCGGCTACTGGGTCCGGGGCCGCGGCGGCCACCGGCCGACCGGCACCTGGGCCATGGCCGCGCTGCTCGTCTCCTTCGCCTGCGCCTTCGGCTCGTACGTGTCCGTCGTGGAGAACGCCGTCGAAAGCGTCGTCCCCGACGGCGGGCGGCTGCTCAGCAACTCGTTCACACTGGCCGCCGCGACCGCCGTCCTCGCGTTCATGCTCCAACTCGATCTGGAACCCGACGAGGCCCGGCGGAGCATCCGACGGCGCGTGCTCTTCCTCGGCATCTCCGTGACCGGCATGACGGTGCTGTTCACCGCCAGCCGGCTGAACGACGACTCGCCCCAGTTGTACGCGCTCTACGTACTGATCTACATCACGTACCTCAGCGTCACCGCGAAGGACTTCGGCAAGCAGACCTGGAAGCAGGCCGGCCACTCCCGCCGGAGGAGCCAGCGCGTCGGACTGCGCATCACCGCCGTCGGCTGCGTCTTCGCGCTGCTGTACGCGGCCTACAAGGTGTTCGGCCTGGTCTCCATCGGTCTCGAACTGAACCTCCTGCCGCACGGCGTCCGGTGCTCGACGCCCATCAGCCCCGTCCGCTGCGTGTTCAGCGTGACGGCCCCGGCGCTGGCCGTACTCCTCATCACCCTGGGGCTCACGCTCCCGGCGGTCGTCTGGCCCTTCAGCCAGTTCCTGCGCCGTCGCTGGGAGACGAGGTCGTTCGCCGCGCTGGCCCCCCTCTGGAAGGACATCACCGACACGACCCCCGAAGTCGTCCTGGCCTCGGAAGGCTCGCAGCAGACGGACGACTCCGACTTCCTCCTTCACCGCCGGGTGATCGAGATCAACGACGGCGTACTCGCCCTCCGCCCCCACCGCTCGGCGCGCGTCCGGGAGAGCGCCGAACGAACCGTCGCCGCGCGCGGCCTGACGGGCACCCTGGAAGGCGACGCGATCGTGGAGGCCGCGATCCTCCGCGCGGCCGTCCAAGCGAAGCGAACCGGCACCCGATCGGTGACCGGCCCCCCATCGATGACCGGCATCCAATTGATGACCGGAACCCGACCGGGCGACCTCCGAGCCGAGACCGAATGGCTGCTCCTGGTAGCCCACGCATACACCCAGAACGAAACCCCCACCCTCACCACCGAACCCCTGACCCCGTCCGGAACGGACCCCCGAACGTGA
- a CDS encoding regulator component encodes MDALHLPHRFNTRDLCDAVAEKRGRPIILRPLSTLGAIDAPCGIRLETPDADLLFYEEGTSALHQNHILAHEVSHIICDHPGTLELDPEAFRALGFNPTLVQRMNGRTSYSTDDEREAETMATVIRQHIYRGRELPPREPERGAERWEALFAKPIRKGRRRR; translated from the coding sequence GTGGACGCGCTTCACCTCCCCCACCGCTTCAACACCCGGGACCTCTGCGACGCCGTGGCGGAGAAGCGCGGCCGTCCGATCATCCTCAGACCCCTGAGCACCCTCGGCGCGATCGACGCCCCCTGCGGGATCCGCCTGGAGACACCCGACGCGGACCTCCTCTTCTACGAGGAGGGAACGTCCGCCCTGCACCAGAACCACATCCTCGCGCACGAGGTCAGCCACATCATCTGCGACCACCCGGGCACGCTGGAGCTGGACCCCGAAGCCTTCCGCGCCCTCGGCTTCAATCCCACCCTCGTCCAGCGGATGAACGGACGCACGAGCTACTCCACGGACGACGAGCGCGAGGCCGAGACGATGGCCACCGTCATCCGACAGCACATCTACCGCGGACGTGAGTTACCTCCCCGCGAGCCCGAGAGGGGCGCCGAACGCTGGGAGGCCCTGTTCGCCAAACCCATCAGAAAGGGCCGTCGGCGCCGATGA
- a CDS encoding TIGR03943 family putative permease subunit: protein MNRQAQTVVLFLTGGALLHAGFTDLYLRYVKAGLRPLLIGAGIVLITAAVATLWYERRARRQGPQANEPHTQGTEPHAHREPRVSWLLVLPLLALVLVAPPAAGSYTAMRTGTALQEQPWGYPTLPADGTLRLSVADYAGRAVYDKGRALAGRTLKVTGFLAFDDSGRPYLVRMALNCCAADAQPVKIALTGELPAVLQPDTWIEVTGTYTPKRTEDPLNGTAVPYLQVTTTKPVKAPQDPYDEAWNG, encoded by the coding sequence GTGAACCGCCAGGCCCAGACCGTCGTCCTGTTCCTCACCGGCGGAGCCCTGTTGCACGCCGGCTTCACCGACCTCTACCTCCGCTACGTGAAGGCCGGCCTGCGCCCCCTCCTCATCGGCGCCGGCATCGTCCTGATCACCGCCGCCGTCGCCACGCTCTGGTACGAACGCCGGGCGCGACGCCAGGGGCCACAGGCCAACGAACCGCACACCCAGGGGACCGAGCCGCACGCCCACCGCGAACCCCGGGTCTCCTGGCTCCTCGTCCTCCCGCTCCTCGCCCTCGTCCTGGTCGCCCCGCCCGCCGCCGGTTCGTACACGGCGATGCGCACCGGCACGGCACTCCAGGAGCAGCCCTGGGGCTATCCGACGCTCCCCGCCGACGGCACCCTCCGCCTGAGCGTCGCCGACTACGCGGGCCGCGCGGTCTATGACAAGGGCCGGGCCCTCGCGGGCCGCACGCTCAAGGTCACGGGCTTCCTCGCCTTCGACGACTCCGGCCGGCCGTATCTGGTCCGCATGGCCCTCAACTGCTGTGCCGCGGACGCCCAGCCCGTCAAGATCGCCCTCACCGGCGAGCTCCCCGCCGTCCTCCAGCCCGACACCTGGATCGAGGTCACCGGCACCTACACACCGAAGCGGACCGAGGACCCCCTCAACGGCACCGCCGTCCCCTACCTCCAGGTCACGACGACCAAGCCGGTCAAGGCGCCGCAGGACCCGTACGACGAGGCCTGGAACGGCTGA